ACTCGTTCTCGCGGGATGCTTTGGTTGCCCATCACGATGATTTCGGTGAGCTTCCTGTTGAGTTATTGAGTGATGGTATTCGCAATATGATTGGCATGGTTGCGGATATCGGATTTCGAGCAACTAAGCTCAATGGCCAACTAGGGGCCCACGCCGCGAAGTCTACGCCAGGAATCGTGCTCATTGATGAGGTGGATATGCATCTTCACCCTCGATGGCAGCAGACGATTCTTTCGCAGCTTAGAGATGCATTTCCCAGACTTCAATTCATCGTGACCACTCACAGCCCACAGGTATTGACGACTGTACCTTCGGAGTCGATTCGTATTCTCCGGGGTAATAAGGTTTATTCGGCGCCGCCCGGTACGGAGGGTTCGGAACCGGAGCGAATGCTGAAGCAGGTGTTGGGGCTGGAAGAGGTGCGTCCGCCTGGTAATCCAGCCACACAAGAATTAAAAGAGTACCTAGCGTTAGTTGATCGAGACCAATGGAGCAGTGAGCGTGCAAAAACGCTTCGCGAGCGATTGGATCGGCGCTATCAAGGGCAGGAACCTGCTTTGTTGGATGCTGACTTGCAAATCGACAATCGTAAATGGGAGTTGGGCGATTGAAGCGGGTGGCAAGGACTGCCGAGCCTGATGAATTGAAAGCCTATCGAGAAGCCAATCCGACGTTTGGCTGGGACGAGATGCGCCAGGATGCAGAAGGGCGTGCGGTCTATGACGTTATTCGCCCACGCCTGATTGAAGGTCAAGGCGGCATCTGCGCATTCTGTGAAATTGAGATCATAAGTCTCGATCCGACGCACTGCCGCGTCGAGCACTTTCATCCCAAGTCAGACAGGGCAACACCTTACAACTGGGCACTGGACTGGCAGAACATGATTGCTGTCTGCATGGGCGGTTCACAACGACATCACGTCTTGCCTTATACGAAAGAGCCTTTACCTGAAAACCTTAGTTGCGATGCGCACAAGGATAAAATGATTCAGATCCATCGGCTGGAGGAATGCTGCGAGGGGTGGATTATCAATCCGGTGGCTTTGCCCGCTTTCCCCAGGCTATTTTTCCTAGAAAAAAGCACTGGGGAATTGTTGCCA
The DNA window shown above is from Pseudomonas sp. BSw22131 and carries:
- a CDS encoding retron system putative HNH endonuclease, with translation MARTAEPDELKAYREANPTFGWDEMRQDAEGRAVYDVIRPRLIEGQGGICAFCEIEIISLDPTHCRVEHFHPKSDRATPYNWALDWQNMIAVCMGGSQRHHVLPYTKEPLPENLSCDAHKDKMIQIHRLEECCEGWIINPVALPAFPRLFFLEKSTGELLPDGQCCSEVSVEGNKHPTTQALVEHTINMLNLNCDRLCEARKSVLWNIERNKKRLRDAAKTPQQGMDELAGRFLQQRWPGFFTTIRFCLGAAAERYLQNNEYRG